A single window of Gadus morhua chromosome 22, gadMor3.0, whole genome shotgun sequence DNA harbors:
- the tomm40l gene encoding mitochondrial import receptor subunit TOM40B produces MGSVLAASSPPPPVPGSVPAPGMTVPPGFGMPSVTPVLPAAEEVESESPLPNPGAFEECHRKCKEVFPAQMEGVRLTVNKGLSNYFQVNHTLMLSTLGDSSYRFGVTYVGTQQTGPSESFPVVVGDMDNSGSLNAQIIHQVSSQIRSKLAFQTQQQKFVNWQGDAEWRGENFTAAVTLGNPDVLVGSGIVVSHYLQSITPSLALGGELVYHRRPGEEGTVMSLAGRYTGNNYIATLTVGGAGAHASYYHKANDTLQVGVEFEASTRMQETSVSFGYTLDVPKANLLFKGSVDSNWVVGATLEKKLLPLPLTLALCSFLNHRKNKFQCGFGVTIG; encoded by the exons ATGGGGAGTGTTTTGGCAGCCAGCTCCCCCCCACCGCCGGTCCCCGGGAGCGTCCCTGCTCCGGGGATGACGGTGCCCCCGGGCTTCGGGATGCCCTCTGTGACTCCAGTCCTACCCGCTGCCGAGGAGGTGGAATCGGAGAGCCCTTTGCCCAACCCCGGAGCGTTCGAGGAGTGTCATCGGAAGTGCAAAG AGGTGTTCCCAGCTCAGATGGAGGGCGTCCGGCTCACCGTCAACAAGGGCCTCAGTAACTACTTCCAG GTTAACCACACGCTGATGCTGAGCACACTAGGAGACTCCAGCTACAGGTTCGGGGTCACCTACGTTGGAACGCAGCAGACGGGTCCTTCCGAG TCTTTCCCGGTGGTGGTGGGCGACATGGACAACAGTGGCAGCCTCAACGCCCAGATCATCCACCAGGTCTCCAGCCAGATCCGCTCCAAGTTGGCTTTTCAG ACCCAGCAGCAGAAGTTTGTGAACTGGCAGGGCGACGCCGAGTGGCGCGGGGAGAACTTCACCGCCGCCGTCACCCTCGGCAACCCCGACGTCCTGGTCGGCTCCG GTATCGTGGTGTCCCACTACCTGCAGTCCATCACCCCCTCCCTGGCCCTGGGCGGCGAGCTGGTCTACCACCGCCGGCCCGGAGAGGAGGGCACAGTCATGTCCCTGGCGGGACGctacacag GCAACAACTACATCGCCACGCTGACCGTAGGGGGCGCCGGAGCTCACGCCTCGTACTACCACAAAGCCAACGACACG CTGCAGGTGGGGGTCGAGTTCGAGGCGAGCACCCGCATGCAGGAGACGAGCGTGTCGTTCGGCTACACGCTGGACGTGCCCAAGGCCAACCTGCTCTTCAAAG GCTCGGTGGACAGTAACTGGGTGGTGGGCGCCACGCTGGAGAAGAAGctgctgcccctccccctcacgcTGGCCCTGTGCTCCTTCCTCAACCACCGCAAGAACAAGTTCCAGTGCGGCTTCGGCGTCACCATCGGCTAA
- the LOC115535668 gene encoding probable ATP-dependent RNA helicase ddx6 — MATAKTESTAAAVLMGLNKQNGQLRGQPKPATLLSGPQVQGKAVALQQKTGGPPQEGGGGGGGGIKFGDDWKTSLHLPPKDTRVRTSDVTSTKGNEFEDYCLKRELLMGIFEMGWEKPSPIQEESIPIALSGRDILARAKNGTGKSGAYLIPLLERIDLKKDYIQAMVMVPTRELALQVSQICIQISKHMGGVKVMATTGGTNLRDDIMRLDETVHVVIATPGRILDLIKKGVAKVDRVQMMVMDEADKLLSQDFVVLIEDIISFLAKSRQILLYSATFPISVQKFMNKHLQKPYEINLMEELTLKGITQYYAYVTERQKVHCLNTLFSRLQINQSIIFCNSTQRVELLAKKITQLGYSCFYIHAKMMQEYRNRVFHDFRNGLCRNLVSTDLFTRGIDIQAVNVVINFDFPKNAETYLHRIGRSGRFGHLGLAINLITSEDRYNLKSIEDQLMTDIKPIPSCIDKSLYVAEFHSSNPDCEVEEVDERSGRQQD; from the exons atggccACCGCGAAAACGGAGAGTACAGCAGCCGCCGTCCTCATGGGACTCAACAAACAGAACGGGCAGCTCCGAGGACAGCCCAAACCCGCCACGCTCCTCTCAGGACCCCAGGTTCAGGGGAAGGCCGTGGCCCTGCAGCAGAAGACGGGAGGGCCCCCGCAggaaggcggcggcggcggcggcggcggcatcaAGTTCGGAGACGACTGGAAAACAAGCCTCCATCTTCCTCCCAAAGACACCCGTGTCAGAACATCA GATGTGACCTCAACCAAGGGCAACGAGTTTGAGGACTACTGCCTGAAACGAGAGCTCCTGATGGGCATCTTCGAGATGGGCTGGGAGAAACCGTCTCCTATCCAG GAGGAGAGCATTCCCATAGCGCTGTCTGGCCGAGACATTCTGGCCCGCGCCAAGAACGGGACGGGGAAAAGTGGGGCGTACCTCATCCCCCTCCTGGAGAGAATAGACCTGAAGAAGGACTACATACAGG CCATGGTGATGGTACCCACCAGAGAGCTCGCCCTGCAGGTCAGCCAGATCTGCATCCAGATCAGCAAGCACATGGGCGGGGTCAAGGTCATGGCCACCACCGGAGGCACCAACCTGAGGGACGACATCATGCGTCTGGACGAGACCG TGCATGTGGTGATCGCCACACCCGGCAGGATCCTGGATCTCATCAAGAAGGGCGTGGCCAAGGTGGACCGGGTCCAGATGATGGTGATGGACGAG GCGGACAAGCTGCTGTCTCAGGACTTTGTGGTGCTCATCGAGGACATCATCAGCTTCCTGGCCAAGAGCCGGCAGATCCTGCTCTACTCTGCCACCTTCCCCATCAGCGTGCAGAAGTTCATG aacAAGCACCTCCAGAAGCCCTACGAGATCAACCTGATGGAGGAGCTCACCCTGAAGGGCATCACACAGTACTACGCCTACGTCACGGAGAGGCAAAAAGTCCACTGTCTCAACACTCTCTTCTCCAGG CTCCAGATCAACCAGTCGATCATCTTCTGCAACTCCACCCAGAGGGTGGAGCTCCTGGCCAAGAAGATCACCCAGCTGGGCTACTCCTGCTTCTACATCCACGCCAAGATGATGCAG GAATACAGAAACCGCGTGTTCCATGACTTCAGAAATGGACTGTGCAGAAATCTGGTCAGCACCG ACCTGTTCACCAGAGGCATTGACATTCAGGCTGTCAATGTGGTGATCAACTTTGACTTCCCCAAGAACGCAGAGACGTACCTTCATCGTATCGGACGATCAG GTAGATTCGGCCACCTGGGCCTGGCCATCAACCTGATCACCTCAGAGGACCGCTACAACCTGAAGTCCATCGAGGACCAGCTGATGACGGACATCAAGCCCATCCCCTCTTGCATAGACAAGAGCCTGTACGTGGCCGAGTTCCACTCCTCCAACCCCGACtgcgaggtggaggaggtggacgagaGATCCGGCCGGCAACAAGACTGA